The DNA segment TCGTTGTAGCATTATTGTCGAGATAAATGATGCTCATCCTGATACACCTATGACTTCGCTCTGATGGCGAGATAATTGTTCAGAGAATTTTGTGGAATAATAGTTAAACCAACGTTCCCAGTAATCTTGTTTGTTAGTTAATTTTGCTAAAGAGCGATTGTAATTAGCAAACCAGCCTTCCCAATAATCGTTGGGTTGTTTCACACAACCTGTGCAGGTGGGACAACCAGCTTTACACTGAGGAACGGAATAAAAACTACCAACGCAGTTTGTGCAGAGTTCGGGATCAATCCAATGATTACCGTCAATTACCTTCACTGCATTAGTGGGACATACAGACAGACAAAGATCACAGGAAATACATTGGCTAGTGATTTGGTAAGCCATAATTATTCTCCTTTTGAAGATGGGGGAGTGGGGAATGGTGAGTGGGGAGTGGTGAGTAGTAAGTGGTAAATATTCCCTATTCCCTACTCCCTACTCCCTACTCCCTAATTTCCTAACTCCTTGACATATTGCTCGTAAAATTCTAAAGCAACTTTTTCAATCACATCGTAAGCTTCGACAGTCTGTATTCCCGCTGCTTGCAGTTTCTCTTGAGGACAGTTACCAATTTTGGAAACTAAAACTGCTTTGCAATCCGCGATCGCTGCCATGATATGCTCAAAAGTGGCTTCTTCACTAAATCCACCTTGACAATACTGGTCAATCTTGCGATGACTGACAAAAGTCACTTGATTACCATCCACTTCGTAAATCTGGAATTCCTTCGCATGACCGAAGTGTTGGTTAACTAATCCACCGCCTTTGGTGGCAACTGCAACTAAGATTTTGGGATTATTAGCAAATTTCTTGCCAGCGCTAGCCTTGTCTTTGGCTATTTTCAGTTCTTCTTTAAACTTCTCAATTCCTTCGTGAACAAGGGTGCGTTGTTCCAAGTCATATTCTGGAGTCATTTCCAAGAATTTATCTTTAGTAAATTCCTGACTGCGGTCTTCTCCTAATAATCCTACCGCATCGGCTCGGCATTGACGACAATGGCGCATCATTTTCATGTTGCCGGCGCAATTGTCTTGAACTGACTTGACTTCTTTGGGTGTGGGACCACGTTGACCTGTTAAGCCGAAATGTGTGCCGTGTTCCGGTGCAGAAATCAAAGGCATGATGTTGTGCAGGAAAGCACCATTTTCACGAATCATTTTATTGACTTCGATCAAGTGCTGATCATTAATTCCTGGAATCATCACGGAGTTAACTTTGCACAGAATATCAGCTTCTCTCAGAGCTTGCAAGCCTTCCATCTGCTTTTCTAGCAGAATCTTCGCCCCTTCAACACCTCTATAACGTTTCCGTTTGTAATGAACCCAAGAATAAATCTGAGCGCCGATTTCTGGGTCAATGGTATTTAGAGTGATAGTAACGTGATCGATATTTAGTTGTTTGATGCGGTCGATGTATTCAGTTAACATTAAACCGTTGGTTGAAAGGCAAAGCTTAATATCTGGTGCTTTGTCTGCAATCAATTCAAAGGTGCGAAAAGTCTTTTCAGGATTCGCCAATGGATCACCAGGTCCCGCAATTCCGACCACTGTCATTTGAGGAATTTTGCCTGCAATCACTAAAGCTTTGTGTGCAGCTTCTTCTGGTGTTAGCAATTCGCTAACTACTCCAGGACGACTTTCGTTAGCACAGTCGTATTTGCGGTTGCAATAGTTGCATTGAATATTACAAGCTGGTGCAACTGCAACGTGCATCCTAGCGTAGTGGTGATGGGCATCTTCACTATAACAGGGATGTTGGGCGATGCGTTCTTGGAGCTTTTGATCCATTTCGACGGTGGTGCTGCTGTCGCATCCGCAACCACCTGATTTTGCTTGGGTTGATGCTGGTTCCTGATTGGAGGAGGTGAGGAGTCCGTTAGACGGTAGTATCATTGAATTTCGCAAGGGTCAGTGGTGGGCTAAATGCCACAGTGGGAGATGCCGTTGCTACTGTCTTTACCTAGGAACTGAAGTCGCGTCTTGTAATCAGTGAACAGTTAACAGTTAACAGTTATTAGTTTGTTTACTGTTGACTGAGGTTCTGTTTGGCTGGTGTGTGTCAACTTTGGGGTCTGGGGTATTTGTGAGTACAGCCGCGACTTCGATTCACTTCAGGCATGGTGCTATCTCATCCCTCCACTCACTCTGCGCTTTTGCTTTTGGCTTGGCGTTGAGTGATTGGCGATATAAGATTTATAGCAGTCGTTCTCAAATGGTCGGCGCGTTTATGGAGTATAGAATTTATTGGATTTATTACGCTTGTACTCAAAATTTCCAACCCTCACTGTGTGGGTTTTACAAGCATTGAAAAATAATTTTTCGGGTAGGGGTGCTAGTATTTTTCAGTTGGGGTACGAGTATTTATGAACAGGGGTTCAGGATTTCTTTGTACTCAGCCAAAATCCTGTTGTAGCAAGGCTTTAATTATATTTTGTCTGAGTTTTAGGGTACACAAATCTGTACTCAAATCAGCCTTAAATCCCATTTCAAGCAACACATACTAGGGAATTAAGGGGTGAAAAACTGGAACAGATTGATGTCGTACTACTCCAGAGCCGTGAGAAATTCAATTCTGTATCTAACATATCATTTTTTTCGAGGTAAAAATGCAATTCATCTTTTTTTAATTTTTCAGAGCATTAAGCGGGAATAAATTGCATCAAAGGTGTGAAACTAGGCTCTCTATATAATATCCATCATACACTTATTGATAATTTATAGCTACAAGGACATCATGTGAATAATTGCTGACTGGATTTACTTGTTAACGGGGGATAGATTCAGGATTTCGCAAAGTTAAAATTGAGATATCGAGCATATTTGAATATGTATCTAACCTAGCATTTATTTTGGGGAAAAAATGCGTTTTATATTTATTTTATTTTTGGGAGATAAAAATACCTATTCATTAAGCCTGGGGCTAATTGAAGAAACCTCACCCCAACCCTCTCCTTACTAAGGCTACGGTGTACACACAAGTGATCTGATCCCCCTAAATCCCCCTTCTCAAGGGGGACTTTAAGCAATTTTCCCCCCTTCTCAAGGGGGGTTAGGGGGGATCGAAACGCTGTTAGGCAACTTGATAAGACTTGTGTGTACACGATAGCCTTACTAAGGAGAGGGAGCAGGAGTAAGTTGTTGACGGATTTACAATACATTGGCAAAACTGAAATCCTCCAGAATGTAGAAATGTTCTAGAGACTGACAAATCAAAAAACATTCCAAATTTTCTGGTGAGATGGGTTTCCTCACCCGTCCCCTAATCAGGGCTGAATATTCCTACACAGCTTTTGAGGAAAAGCTTAAATTTGCTCAATGTCTGAATAATTCTGCCAAAAGATACTTTCCCCGCTTCCTCTAAA comes from the Nodularia sp. NIES-3585 genome and includes:
- a CDS encoding 4Fe-4S binding protein — translated: MAYQITSQCISCDLCLSVCPTNAVKVIDGNHWIDPELCTNCVGSFYSVPQCKAGCPTCTGCVKQPNDYWEGWFANYNRSLAKLTNKQDYWERWFNYYSTKFSEQLSRHQSEVIGVSG
- the nifB gene encoding nitrogenase cofactor biosynthesis protein NifB, whose translation is MILPSNGLLTSSNQEPASTQAKSGGCGCDSSTTVEMDQKLQERIAQHPCYSEDAHHHYARMHVAVAPACNIQCNYCNRKYDCANESRPGVVSELLTPEEAAHKALVIAGKIPQMTVVGIAGPGDPLANPEKTFRTFELIADKAPDIKLCLSTNGLMLTEYIDRIKQLNIDHVTITLNTIDPEIGAQIYSWVHYKRKRYRGVEGAKILLEKQMEGLQALREADILCKVNSVMIPGINDQHLIEVNKMIRENGAFLHNIMPLISAPEHGTHFGLTGQRGPTPKEVKSVQDNCAGNMKMMRHCRQCRADAVGLLGEDRSQEFTKDKFLEMTPEYDLEQRTLVHEGIEKFKEELKIAKDKASAGKKFANNPKILVAVATKGGGLVNQHFGHAKEFQIYEVDGNQVTFVSHRKIDQYCQGGFSEEATFEHIMAAIADCKAVLVSKIGNCPQEKLQAAGIQTVEAYDVIEKVALEFYEQYVKELGN